CTCGACGCCCGGCACGAAATCCTCCACGAGGATCTTCGACGCGCCGTCTCCGAGGGCCTGGACATCGGGCTCGCTGAGGATGGCCGCGATGCGTGTCCACGCCGCGGCGAACTCGACCCGCGTGTCGGCGCGGATGACGCCGCGGCTCGCCGAGAGGACGAGCGGCTTGAGCACGCACGGGAAGCGCGTGCGCGCCGCGACGGCCTGCGGGTCATCCGTGATAGAGAAGACCGCGAAGCCGGGCTGGCGCACCCCACCCCGTGCCAGCGCCTCGCGCATGGCCTGCTTGTTCCGCGTGGCGCTGACTGCGGAGAGCGTGTTGGCGCGGAGCCCCAGCGCCTGGCCGATGGCGGCGCCCACCACGGTGGTCGCGTCGTCGACCGGCACGACCGCGGCGACCGGGCGGGTGCGCGCGTAGTCGCGCATGAGGGCAGCCGCTGCAGCCGGGTCGCCGAACGGCAGGGTCAGGAGATGATCCGGGAGGGCTGCGGCCAGCGTGTTGGGCCGCTCCGCCGCGACCACGAGGTCCACGTCGAGGCGGCGCGCCGCCTCCACGAAGTCCTCGGTGCGGTAGGTCGTCGTCGGGACCAGCAGGAGCAGTCGCGGCTGCGCCGCGGCGGGCGACATGGCGGCCCCATTGGGCCCCGGATGCTGTAAGGTGTCAAGCCGAGCCACGCGTCAAGCCAAGGAGGCATCCATGAAGGGCGGGGTCACGCCATGAAGGTCGGGATCATGCCATGAAGGTCGGGATCATGATCGAAGGGCAGGAAGGGCTCACGTGGGAGCGCTGGTTCCGGCTGGCGCAGGCGGCCGAGGACCTGGGCTACGAGTCGTTGTGCCGCTCTGACCATCTCACCGGCCTCGGCGGCGCTTCCAAGCGGCCGTCACTCGAGACGTGGACGTCGCTGACGGCGCTCGCGCTCCGCACGAAGCGCATCCGCTTCGGCCCCATGGTCTCGCCGTTGACCTTCTACCACCCCGCGCTGCTCGCCAAGATGGCGGCGGCGGTGGACACCCTCTCGGGCGGCAGGCTGGATCTCGGGCTCGGCGCGGGCTGGAACGAGCACGAGCACACGATGTTCGGCGTGCCCTTCCTGACGCTCAAGGAGCGGCTCGACAGGCTCGAGGCGGGAGCGCGGCTCATCCGCTCGCTCGAGAAGGGCCAGCCTGTCACGCTCAAGCAGCCGCACTTCCCACTGGAGAAGGCCGAGAGCTTCCCCCTGCCCGCAACGGGCCGCTACCGCATCGTCATCGGCGGGCGCGGCGAGAAGCGCACGCTCAAGATCGTCGCCGAATTCGCGGATGAGTGGAACGTGACGCGCGTGGACATCGCCGGCTTCACGCAGAAGCGCTCCGTGCTGGCCGAGCACAGCCGCGCCTTCGGCCGCGACCCGGAAGTCATCGCGCGGTCGCTCATGGTCCCCTGCGCCATCGGGCGCGATTCGGCCGAGGTCGCGAAGCGCATCGCCGGCATGCGCGCCATCTTCCCCGCGCTGCCCGCCGACGAGGCCGCGTGGCACGCGGCGTCCTTCCTCGCGGGCTCGCCGGAGCGCATCGTCGCGGACCTCAAGGCCTGGAAGCAGGCCGGGCTCCAGCGCGTACTGCTCCAGACGCTCGACCAGGAAGATCTCCCGGGCCTCGAGCTCTTCGCGCGCGAGGTCATGCCGAAGCTCTGAGAGTGCGAGCGTCGCGCGCTTGAATCCGCTCGTCTACCCGCGTAATCTAGCGCCGCACCCCCCACTAGGAGGCCAACCCGTGACACTCTTCGCGCGCCGATGGATCCGACTCGCCGCCCTGGCCGCCGCGCTCGCGGTGCCGCTCCAGGCCGCCGCCGCCGAGGTCGTCAAGATGGGCGAGCTGCTCGCCATCTCGAACGTCGGCCTCTACATCGCGATGGACAAGGGCTACTTCGAGGCGCGCGGCATCACGGTCGAGGTCGAGCGCTTCGCATCAGGGGCCAAGATGGTCGCCCCGCTCGCCACGGGCCAGCTCGACGTCGCCATCGGCAGCCCGTCGGCCGGCCTCTACAACGCCATCGCGGGCGGCATGGACTTCAAGATCGTGGCCGACAAGGGACAGGCGCGGCCCGGGTACAGCTTCACCCCTCTGGTCGTCCGCAAGGACCTCGTGGACTCCGGCCGCGTCAAGTTCATCAAAGATCTCAAGGGCCTCAAAATCGCCAGCGGCGCCAAGGGGATCAACTTCGACTACATGCTCGCCAAGATGCTCGAGCATGGCGGGGTCGGATTCGACGCCGTCGACGTCGTGTATCTCGGCTATCCGGAGGGCATCAAGGCACTGGCCGCCAAGGCCGTCGACGCGGCCTTCGTCCCCGAGCCGTGGGGCATGCAGGCCGAGCAGCTCAAGGTGGGCGTCCGCCTCTTCCTGAGCGAGCAGACTCCTTCCGTGAGCGCCTTCCAGGTCGCCGTCATCATGTACGCCGGCAAGTTCATCAAG
The DNA window shown above is from Candidatus Methylomirabilota bacterium and carries:
- a CDS encoding ATP-grasp domain-containing protein, whose protein sequence is MSPAAAQPRLLLLVPTTTYRTEDFVEAARRLDVDLVVAAERPNTLAAALPDHLLTLPFGDPAAAAALMRDYARTRPVAAVVPVDDATTVVGAAIGQALGLRANTLSAVSATRNKQAMREALARGGVRQPGFAVFSITDDPQAVAARTRFPCVLKPLVLSASRGVIRADTRVEFAAAWTRIAAILSEPDVQALGDGASKILVEDFVPGVEVSLEGMLTEGSLATLAIFDKPDPLDGPFFEETIYVTPSRRPEETQRTVAECTGQAARALGLSDGPVHAELRINDTGPWLIELAARSIGGLCSRTLRFGTGMSLEEIILRHALGWPIASLERERPAAGVMMIPIPRGGILEEVRGLEAARAVAGIEDVTISIPKGHPVVPLPEGSRYLGFIFSRAATPAEAEASLRRAHALLDFTIL
- a CDS encoding TIGR03560 family F420-dependent LLM class oxidoreductase, producing MKVGIMIEGQEGLTWERWFRLAQAAEDLGYESLCRSDHLTGLGGASKRPSLETWTSLTALALRTKRIRFGPMVSPLTFYHPALLAKMAAAVDTLSGGRLDLGLGAGWNEHEHTMFGVPFLTLKERLDRLEAGARLIRSLEKGQPVTLKQPHFPLEKAESFPLPATGRYRIVIGGRGEKRTLKIVAEFADEWNVTRVDIAGFTQKRSVLAEHSRAFGRDPEVIARSLMVPCAIGRDSAEVAKRIAGMRAIFPALPADEAAWHAASFLAGSPERIVADLKAWKQAGLQRVLLQTLDQEDLPGLELFAREVMPKL
- a CDS encoding ABC transporter substrate-binding protein, with amino-acid sequence MTLFARRWIRLAALAAALAVPLQAAAAEVVKMGELLAISNVGLYIAMDKGYFEARGITVEVERFASGAKMVAPLATGQLDVAIGSPSAGLYNAIAGGMDFKIVADKGQARPGYSFTPLVVRKDLVDSGRVKFIKDLKGLKIASGAKGINFDYMLAKMLEHGGVGFDAVDVVYLGYPEGIKALAAKAVDAAFVPEPWGMQAEQLKVGVRLFLSEQTPSVSAFQVAVIMYAGKFIK